Within the Gossypium raimondii isolate GPD5lz chromosome 12, ASM2569854v1, whole genome shotgun sequence genome, the region tttcatattatttcgTTAGTGACCCTATACTTTCTATTCATAACACAATTTCATGGCAAGTTTCCAatgtattcaatttagtccctaatgtgTCAAAGTTATCTAACAAGTTTAattagctttacaatttagtccttatcatgaTCTAAGCTTATTAACCATCGAATTCAAgcataattaatcaatttttctaTAATGGAAACTTGCTAAAAACTTaacaattgaacaaattgatacaCGGGTAAACTAATCAAACTCCCATGActcaatttccataaaaatccaaaaaaaaaaaaagcagctTAGGAACTTACTTGAATTGATGACCGAAAGCTTAATAGAGTTTGCaggtttctttcctttttaacaACGGTGGATGGTGTAAAATGGGGAAGATGATGATGTTCTCATTTTTTCccacttaatttaatatatatactatgattaagattaagttaattttaattaatcatgtttttaatttagttaaacttatttttattctttaattttaattagcttaatttaaataatcatcatcatcatcctcatAGTCCGCTAACTTTACAAGAACAATGGTTTAATGACCATTTTAATCCTTTGAATAATTGCTATCTAAGTCCTTaagcatttttttaattaaaattctataacgattaaacttttacgatttagctCTTGAgcttttaattaactattttctcGGTTAAATTACCCAATcaaactttattatattttcatattaactctgaaatattcttattttatatttacgaacttaatttataaaaattctaaaaccgTATTTTTCAATACCACTAAATATTGAATCATTATACACATGCTTTTTAATTGCTTGTTTTCCATCATCCAATCCAACAAGAACACTGCCCCATCTTCATGGCCTGAATTCGAGAACCCCATAATGCAAAAATTGCCCTTTCGATACTTATGAATCTCGAATTGTAAAGACGAGATTTGATTTTCCATGATAAGTTCAAGAGTCATGGCAGACATAATAATTCTATTAACAACTTCTAAACCATTATGTGTTTTATTGTGGAAAGACAACAGGAGGCAATGTTAGTCTTGTTTGAACAAAGGGATAAATTGTTTATGAGTTGGGGTCAAGTTAACTTGTGATATCAACtcttaaatatattattaacatatacaattgatgaaagaaataaaatgtacataataaaattaaaatgtataaaaatattaaaataaagttttaattgaatggtaaattaaaagttttattaatacAATTGGTTCAAGTTTAAATCTcaccatatgcatattttattcattttaaaataaaaaatactctgtaataataacttattttaattttatggattAATATCGAATTAACTTATGATAccaattaaatcaaattcattattaatatatacaatcgATGGAAATAATAAACtacacataataaaattaaaaaatcaaaataaagttttaattgagtggtaaattaaaaattttactaatacAATTGGTTCGATTTCATATCCCACTATATGTAATATGtacattttattgattttttaaataaaacgaCTAAAGTATcttgaataatataacttattctAATTACGAATGGATATTTCCGAAATTTTTCTAATCGAGTTGATGACCTGGTTAGGATAACACCAATTAGTTAGcaacttaaataatagtaagtgtagttaaataatcaattgataaaagtaataaagttagttatttaacttttaaattatttggcAACCGAAGGTCTCCCCAATTTGACCTCAAAGTCTTGATCATACTCGAATACTgatctacaaataaataaaatgggtgAACTACAAAGAAACACAACCCGTgaaaaatctaataataattttgaatatgaaacaaaaatatgatatgtttaataataatgaaaatccttcaaaaaaacagaaaataatattaataataagtgCTACAATAGCACAACATACTGGAATCGtgtttacataaataataaaaataagacatGACCAACATGtattattatcataaatattcaaaagaGAGGAATGATTTGTCACAATAAGacctcaaaacaaaaaaaccaaagACACGAGAAAATCATATTTAGTAAAGAATATGGTAGTGACAGccaaaataattttgaggaagtcaaaattaaattgcgtattttacataaaaatatttttattttttaatagtctatatcttcataattcttaaaagattaaattaaatttttatcattttttggagaaaaaaatataattttaccattactaatttaaaattttataaattataaaaaccaTTTTCAATGTAACGAGGCCGGCAGGATTTGGCATGATGTTTTGCAAAGGTCCCTCATTCTCAAACCTTTCAAAACCAATGATTATCATATCATTTCCCAAAAACAAAATTGGACTAATTGTTCCAAACACTACGATCAACCTTAAACACTCCCCATAGATTTTCATGCTCTACGTGCTTCACCTTCAATGGCATTATCACCGTACataatcttctttttttattatgttagaGTTCGGCAGTTAGAAACCTCTAATCTAGATATCAAAATCAAGGAGGGAGCTTTTGGGATATAATTGAAATCGAGGTATTATCAGTGAGTACCAGTGGTGGTGCCACCTTTGTTTCAGTTTGGTGTCTTTGGAACTGATTTCACTGCAGTAGGCTTTTTCCCAGCTCTTGTGAGCAGGCAATGCTTTCTGCACCATGGAAATTAAAAGCACACAATTATCCTCATGTAATACATacaaaaatgagtgaaaaaaaaataaaataaaataaaaagcaaaaacaaaacacCATTGAAGATTTATCTACTTACCTGTTGAGCATAATTATCCTCTTGTCTTGTGGAGGACTTACCCATTTTTCTGAGTAAAATGCTTGCTTCTTTCATACCCTTAAATGCATTGTTCTGTGACCAAAGATAACAAAGATTATATTCTACACTTCACATTCGAACCAAAGGATGAGCGATTTAAGTGATTGAACATTTCCTAATACCCACAACTTTCAATAACTATAGAAAAGGCATACAAAAATGGAAgttgaattgtaaaatatatgGTCATTCTTCCCAAACTTTGCTAACCAAATCAACTGTAAACAGATTCCATTCAAGTTATGTACGATAAGAAAAGTGAAAAGAGCGCCAAAAAGGGTAAAATTCCTGCAAATAAGGAGATGATACAAAAGCCAAGTTACTGAGGATTAGCAGAAAAGCCTTCAATTTCAAGGTCAAGAACATGTCAGAACTAAACAGGAAAACAAGATAATCAGGCAACAAAAGGAACTCTATCAATCATATGAACCATTTTCTGCACATTTTCCTTTAGACGTTTACTGGATGGTTACAAATCCTTCTAAATCCGTAAACCATAGGCCATcggtaaatataatttttatgtcaaAAGCAGTTTTTTTCAATTACTAAAATGCCTTGATAGTATCTTGCTCAACAAAAACCATCCAAGGTAAATCATGTGAAAATATTTGGAAAAGAACTTTGCAACTTAATAATGGTGAATTAATTTAAGCACAATTTCTGATGTGCCTGCCTGACTTATACAGGATACAATTTAGTACTTCATTTATGCTGTTTAGGATAGAActacaaagaacaagattaataGAGAGCtcaaaaatactattattttaacaaataggACAAAAGAAACTGTGTACTTGCCTCTAGATTGCCAGCTAGAGTGGTTTGCATGATGAGGGGCCATTACCACTACCTTGACCAGGAATTCAGGGATGTAATACTATTATTTGAACAAATAGGACAAAAGAAACTGTGTACTTGCCTCTAGATTGCCAGCTAGAGCGGTTTGCATGATGAGGGGCCATTACCACTACCGTGACCAGGAATTCAGGGATGTGTGAGCTTCACACTGAAAAACTGCTCCCTCAGTTCCAGCCTCGTAGAAATGCTTCAATTTAAACAAGTTCCCCAGGTTTTATGTATTGAGACTGCATGTAGAAAGGAATGCAGTTTTCAATCTGTACATCACTAGCACCCATATAGGAGGAAGAGCAATGCAATGGCCCCCTTCAGTAACAAAAATGCAAGAATCtcaaaagataaaatacaaAGAATCTACGCTCCATCAATTCCTTCAATTAACAATGAATATGTATTAGGGTGGAGCTGGCAGCCCATTTTTTCCATGATGCTTAAGAGTTCACTGCATCTATCAGCAAGCCCCTTTTTCAGTAAACCATCAATAAGAATCTTCCAAGCTACTTCATCACTACTATAACCACAACGAAGCAAGTTGGCGAAAAGTGTATCAACCTTCTCCTTATCCCCTTGATCATATAGTCCACAAATCAGTTGCCTGTAGGAGTCCAGATAGGGTAACTGGCTAGATTTGATCATTAGGTCCACCACTATCATAGCATCATCATACATTCCCAACTCACAGAAACAATTAAGAAGAGAGTTGTAGCCATCTTCACCAGGAGATATTCCTTGATCTCTCATATGATCAAATAACTTCTGTACTACGACAAAGCGGCCAACTTTGCAAAGTCCTATAATAAGCTTGCCATAAGTGTTAGCATTGGGTACACAACCATGCTGACGCATTTTCTCAAACAATTCCAAAGCAGTGTCAAATTCCATTGACTTCCAGACATCAGCATGATCAAACAACATGCCATTTGAAACCAAATTCACTGCAGAGCTGTCATCCTTTGTCCCTCGGTCCTTCAACAGATACTTGAATAAAATAGAGTATGTATGATGAGAAGGCTCACAGCCAGCatcaaacatacatttgagaacATCAAATGCAGAATGCATCAATCCCAGGCATCCATATGCATCTAGAAGTAATGTGTATGTCAAAGAATCAGGAAAAACTCCTTCTTCCTTCATCCTAATCATCATATCCTCTGCTTCTTTTAGTCTCCCTGAACCACAATATGCACGAATAAAAGCAGTATAGGTTAATACATCAGGTTGACATCCTGAGGAAATTAGTTGATCAAGATTCCCATGCGCATGATCGAAGTCACCTTCTTTAAGCATCCatttgatgaaaattgtatAGGTATCTACCGTAGGCTTCACACCCATCCCTGCCATCTTTTTCACCGTCGACAATGCTTCCTTCATATTTTTCATGTTGCACAACCCATCTATAATGGCATTGTAAGTGCATGAGTTTGGCAAGCAGCCCTGATTAATCATTCTATCAAGCAAATAATTAGCATCTCCAATTTTCCCAACCTTGCAGTATCCATCAATCAAAGCAGTATATATAACTTCATTTGCTTTTAAGCTTTTCTCCTTGAGAGAGTCAAAGAGATTACGCGCTTCTTCTATCCTATCAACTTTACAAAGGGAGTCAATAAGAACACTGTAAGTCCATTGGTCAGGAACCAAACCATTCTCCTTCATCATCTCAAGCAGCCTAAAGGCATTATCCAACTGCCCCATTTTACATTGCCcatgaattaatgaattatatgtGACCACATTAGGTACCAGCTTAAGTTCAAGCATCTTATCAAGAAATGCCATTGCCTTGTGAACATTCTTCTTACAAAACCCAGCTATCAATTCATTATAGGTTCGCTCATTGGGAAAACAATTATTAGACTCCATCGTACCCAAAACTTCCAATGCAGCCTCCATTGCTCCATGTTTGCAGTATCCATCAATCAAAGCATTGTAGGTGACCACACTTGGAACCAGCCCTTTCCCTAACATCCTACCTACCATTTCCCTTGCCTCATCAACCTTATTGTCTTTACATAAGCTATCAATGATTACTGTATAAGTATGAGCATTCGGCTCACACCCTTTCTGTGACATTTCCTTGAACAATTTTATTCCTTCTGACTTCCTCCCAGTTTCACACAATCCAAAAATAATCACAGTGTATGTACGAACCGTAGGATAACAAAAATCCTCCCCCATCGCCTCAAACAACTTAATAGCCTCATCAACCCGTTCAGCCTCACATAGACCGTGAATAAGATTCGTATACGAAACCTCATTTCTTCGACAACCCTTACTTGGCATCATTCTAAAAATCCTAAATGCGCTATCTACATCCTTATTCCTACAATGCCCCAATATTAACGAAGTATAAGTAAAGGTATCGGGATTTAATCCCGCTTGGACGATTTTAGTGACATAGCGTTGAGCCTCAACCACATTCCCAATCTTACAATAACCATTAACCATAGTATTCCAAGTAAAAATATTGGGTGAAACCCTATTGTTCAACATCTCACTATAAACGgatttcatttcatcaatcaTCAAGAATTTCGATAACGACATCAACAAAAAATTGTAGGATCTAAGGGAAAGCTTAAAACAGGAATGAAGTTGCTCATTCTTATTCATTTCCATTAGTAATTCAAAAACGAACCGGGATTCGTGGATGGAAGCGGAGGATTTGATCATGGCGAGGCGTATTTTGTCAGCAGGGCCGAAGAACTTGTAAGCAACAAGGATGTTCAAAAGGGCGGAATAGGAATAAACAGAGTGTTTGAAAGTGGGTTTCTGGGAGATCCAATAGGAGAAATCGAGAGCAGTTTGGGGGAGAAGATAAGGGTTGAGGGAGAAGAGGGAATGGACATGGGAAGGGGAAATGGAAGGGAGGAGTTTAGGGAGGGAAGGGTGCTTTTGCCAATTGGGTTTGGAGAGAATGGAGTGAAGGAGCAAAGGGAGATCGTGATCGGGTGGCTCAGGGTCTATGGGAAGAGATGAAGGGAATGACGAGAAGGGTTTGGTGAGGAGGAAGCAGCGGAAATGGAAGGACTCAACATGTTTCATAATAGCCGCCGGCGTTCTCATCGTGGAGGTTCTGATGGTGGCGATGATGGAGGATCCATTCATGGAAATGATTGATAAGAAGAATCACGGAAGCGGCTGGAGTTTAGGTAATGGAGGATTGATTGATTAGGTAGGATGCACTGAGTTAAACGTTTCCCAGGCGTGCTTTGGGTTTTGGGCTGCGTAATTTGGGCTTCCCTAATAAAGAATcgttaatttcattttaatatttttcatgtttgttTTATGCTTTAGGTCTAGGATGCCCCTTATAATAATGTcgtttttaaagtttaaacatGCGTTCTCTCATTAAGAATATAATGTGTCCTATCACTGTActcaatatttcataaaatgcaataaatttaaattataatattttttttgcataaaatacaataaaacaattaagtataataataaaaaaacatgataTAAAACGAGTTTGcatctttcaattggtttgtgGGTTAATTGATTTAATGTCTTATTCAGATCGATACTTTAACTGATCCTCAATCCAACCAACCGATCCAGTCTGATTCTAAAAATGGTTAGAAATAGACATTTCTAAAGGTTTgattctcaaaattttcagtTTATGTTTGAAGCAGATCTCAATTtttagacaaactaaaatttcctttttcacaatttttaatttgaaagtaAGTGTAActtttaaggttaattaaaaaaaatgaaccaTCCCACGAAACTAAAAATCTCTCTCTGCTCCCAAGAGTGCTTTACATAGAGTCCTAGAGAAAACAGTTACTACTACGGCTTGGGATGGAGGAAAGCGGTGGTGAGGATAGAGAGGGGAGGGATGAGATCTCTCTCCTAGCAGAAGAACTCATCCAATTATTAGTCAAGGGGCCGGTGGTGGTACCAAATTCTAAACCAACACTGATATGCACAGTTTGGACATAAAAGCTTTACAACCCAGAAAGTTTTAGGGCACAAATGAAAAGTATATGGAAGACAAGGAAAAAGTTTGAGATCCAGCGGGTGGGGCAAAATCTATTTTTGATAGTGTTTGATTTGGACGAAGATCTGGAGTCGATTATGGAGGGAAGACCTTGGCTTTTCcgtaaaagtattattttattcaataggTTAGTTCAGGAGGTGGAAAGAGATCAAATTAGTCTAAATTCTTCACCGTTCTGGATAAAAATTGATTAGTATTTACCAGAATTTGATAAGAAAGATCCCCTGCATGCAATTGGTGTTACGTTTGGGGGTTATCAGATCTGAAATTAACGATGCTTGCTGTCGACTCAGAATTAATTTGGATGTTCGGAAACCACTACACCGAGGTATTTTTGTCTCTAGTATTAATGTTAATAAAACGTGGGTTCCTTTTAAGTACGAGAATCTACCGACATTTTGTTTTGGATGTGGAAGAATGGGGCACGGGATAACAAATTGCACTCAAATAATACctgcaagaaaaagaaaaattagtatTGATCCACCTTATTCGTTGGCTTTAAAAGCATAATCAAAATTAGTTGGAAAAGAAAGTATGAAACTTAATGCTATGACGAAGAAGGTGGGGGTTCAAAGCTCTTACACAGGAGGCAAAGTAGTGTTGAcagaaaattctaaaataatagaaaaagagaataaCGAGATTCGGGAAGTACAGGAGTATATGGAATTGATGGGAGGGAAAGAAATGATAAATGAGCAGGGAAGCATATTTGGGTTAGAAGAGGCTAAGAAGGCAAATGGCAACAAGGTACAAGAGTGTAAAAACGTAAACCATGAAAAGAAAACGAGCTGGAAAAGAATAAAACCAATGGCCACGGTGATACAAACAAAGGCTGAGAATAGTATGGGAAAGAAGAAGTCCTCAG harbors:
- the LOC105763560 gene encoding pentatricopeptide repeat-containing protein At5g65560, which translates into the protein MNGSSIIATIRTSTMRTPAAIMKHVESFHFRCFLLTKPFSSFPSSLPIDPEPPDHDLPLLLHSILSKPNWQKHPSLPKLLPSISPSHVHSLFSLNPYLLPQTALDFSYWISQKPTFKHSVYSYSALLNILVAYKFFGPADKIRLAMIKSSASIHESRFVFELLMEMNKNEQLHSCFKLSLRSYNFLLMSLSKFLMIDEMKSVYSEMLNNRVSPNIFTWNTMVNGYCKIGNVVEAQRYVTKIVQAGLNPDTFTYTSLILGHCRNKDVDSAFRIFRMMPSKGCRRNEVSYTNLIHGLCEAERVDEAIKLFEAMGEDFCYPTVRTYTVIIFGLCETGRKSEGIKLFKEMSQKGCEPNAHTYTVIIDSLCKDNKVDEAREMVGRMLGKGLVPSVVTYNALIDGYCKHGAMEAALEVLGTMESNNCFPNERTYNELIAGFCKKNVHKAMAFLDKMLELKLVPNVVTYNSLIHGQCKMGQLDNAFRLLEMMKENGLVPDQWTYSVLIDSLCKVDRIEEARNLFDSLKEKSLKANEVIYTALIDGYCKVGKIGDANYLLDRMINQGCLPNSCTYNAIIDGLCNMKNMKEALSTVKKMAGMGVKPTVDTYTIFIKWMLKEGDFDHAHGNLDQLISSGCQPDVLTYTAFIRAYCGSGRLKEAEDMMIRMKEEGVFPDSLTYTLLLDAYGCLGLMHSAFDVLKCMFDAGCEPSHHTYSILFKYLLKDRGTKDDSSAVNLVSNGMLFDHADVWKSMEFDTALELFEKMRQHGCVPNANTYGKLIIGLCKVGRFVVVQKLFDHMRDQGISPGEDGYNSLLNCFCELGMYDDAMIVVDLMIKSSQLPYLDSYRQLICGLYDQGDKEKVDTLFANLLRCGYSSDEVAWKILIDGLLKKGLADRCSELLSIMEKMGCQLHPNTYSLLIEGIDGA